The window CGCATTCAAATAGCGATTTAGATAAGACAATCGCCGCATTCGACGACTGGATTAGAAAAACCCGGCGCGATTGAACCGCCAACCCCTTCATGCTAAAAAATCACCTCTGTGGGGGAAGAAGGGGAACACCCCGATAAGCGCCAAGACGACCAAGCTCCCTTCCTGCGCCGAGCGGGCTTATACTTAGGAGTAGCCTTCGAACTGCCAGGCACGATCATCGGTGGTCTGGTAGTAGGTTATTATCTCGACCAATACCTCGGCACGTCACCTTGGCTGCTGATCGCGTGCACCGCAATCGCGTTTGCCGGGGCCTTTGTAAGATTGGTGCGGTGGGCCAGGTTTTTTGCCCGCGAGCGCAATGGAAACGGCAGCGAAAAAGACGATACTGCGCATTGAGCTTTGGCATACGCTCTTGCTGCTAAGCCTGTGGGTTACGCTCGGAGCGAGCAAGTTCATCGATCCAACAGCATTACTCGTCGGCGGCGTGTTCATGGGCATCAACTTTCTCCTGCTCAGTTTCGGCGTCGCCATGGTGCTGACGCCGTTGGCCGGTAAAGGCCGAGTTAGAGTGGGAGTCGGGCTACTAGTTCTAAAGATTATTATTTTTCTCGGGCTTCTAACCGCACTGTTTTTTCGCTTTGATATAGACGCGCTTTCATTTGCTTTAGGATTTTCAACTTTGATCGTCGCCATCGTCATCGAAACATTGCGTAAAACGATTGCGTTAGGGACATAAGATTATGGAACATCCATTTACTTGGTATAACTGGCTACCCGAAGGCTTGCAGCATTCGCTTGGCGATCACACTTTTTTTGCCATCGTCGCCGTTTTGTTCTTGGTGCTATTTGCTGTAATGGCTCGTGGCGCCTTGGTCAAAGCGCAGGACGCCACGGTTCCGGCGGGTGAGCTTGGTTCGCGTAATATTGCCGAGTTGATCGTTCAACTGATCGTCAGTCAAAGCGACGCCATCATCGGCAAGGCCGGACGCAAGTACGTGCCGTTCTATGGAACGTTTTTCTTCTTCATTTTGACCAGCAACTTGATGGGACTCTTGCCCGGCTTCGGCGCGCCGACGGCTAATCTCAATACCACCATCGGTCTGGCTCTATGTTCTTTCATCGGCTACAACGTGATCGGCGTGCGCGAGCAAGGCATGAGCTATTTCAAACATTTCGTCGGCCCGATGACCAGCTTGCCCGGTAGCAGCATCATTTCCAAGCTCGCGTTCTTGCCCCTGCTGCTCATTTCCGTAATGTTTTTCTTTATCCTTGAGTTGTTTTCCCATGGGTTTCGGCCGGTTTCTCTGTCTTTACGTCTATTCGGTAACATGATGGGCGATCACCAAGTGATCGGCGCGTTTATCGGTTTGACCAAGTTGGTGGTGCCGGTAGCCTTTTACGTGATGGGGACACTGGTTAGTTTAATTCAAGCTTTCGTTTTCACATTGTTGAGCATGATCTACGTCGCCTTGGCGATCAGCCACGGCCATGACGAAGAACATGGACATGAGGCACATCACTAAGCGACGGGCCGTTGTGGAGAGGATGAGGAAAGAGGAGTGGCAGGCCTAAGACGCTGGAAAGGAGGAGGGATGAAGAAGCTGTTTGCCTTTTTTGCTATGCTGTTTTTGAGTTTGATGGCAACCGGGTTAGCCATGGCTGCCGAAGGCGCCGCCGCGGGCGGCGATGGGCAAGTCAAAGGCACGTTGGCACTGGCCGCTGGTATTGCCGTCGCGCTCGCTTCCTTTGGCGCCGCTTTGGGCCAGGGCCGTGTTGGCGCAGCCGCGATGGAAAGCATCGGACGCAATCCGAACGCCGCCGACAAGCTGTTCTTGCCGCTGGTTCTAACCTTGGCGTTGCTCGAAGCGTTGGCGCTCTATGGTTTCGTTATCGCGATTCTCTTGCAGGGAAAGATCTAATTACTGAATCGCTCGAATCGAGAAGGGGTGGGGGGAATTCTCCCCACCCCTTTTTTATTAGCTTGGCAATTGCACTGCGTACAAGTGGACTTGGGTATAGCGCAGAAGTTCTTCTAGAGTGTGGAGCTTGTAGGGTTTCAAATAGAAAATATCTTTGATGCCAGTGTTGACCAGCACTTTGAGGCAGTGAATGCACGGCGTGTGGGTAATATAGATAGCGCCGTCCTTAATAGTGGAGCCGTTTTTCGCCGCTTGGGCGATGGCGTTCATCTCCGCGTGAATGGTGCGAAAGCAGTTCTGCTCGGTGTCGCCATTGGGCGTCTTCGATTCGTAGATCAGACAACCGACATCGGTGCAGTGGGGCATACCGGCTGGTGCTCCATTATAACCTGTCGCGAGAATGTTTTTGTCGCGCACGATCACGGCGCCGACTTTGGCCCGGGTACAGGTCGAACGCTCGGCCACCTGTAAGGTGATGGTCATGAAATATTGATCCCAGCTCAATCGTTCGCTCATGTTTTAATCCGCTTTGGCGGCGAGGGTGACTTTGTCGCCGATCTTGGCACCGGTGCGCTGCCGCGCGCTACCTTTATTAAGCGCAATCTCGAGCAGGCCCCAGCTGTTGAATACACAGGCGAATTCGCCGGCGCCGACCATCGAATAGTTAGCCGAAATACCGCCGACCTCGACCGGACCGAGGGAAATGCGCATCCGATCTTTTGCGAGGCCGGTCAATTCGCGCTCGCGGATGTTGACGAATAGATTGCCGAAGTTGTCGATGTAAATGATCTCCCCCTCGATGCGTTGATCTCGGCGCATCGGCTTGGGGATGATGAGATCAACAAAGCTGTCCAGTTTCTCACCGAACTCGGTGGCCGGTACGCCGAGTGATAGATGTGCCGCTACCGGCGCGAAGACTTCTCTGGCGTGAAATGTGTTGCTGGTCGGGTGAAGCTGGAAATCTATGTTCGACAGCAGCGTGATGCTGCTCGGTTGTTTGCGCTCAAAGGCGACGCTCAGCACGCCATTGTCCGGTCCGATGTAGAAACTGCCGTCGAATTCGATCAGGATCGGCCGGCGCGAGCTGCCGACACCGGGGTCGACGACGACAACGTGAATGGTGCCGGGCGGAAAATAGCGAATCGAGTGTTGCAAGATCAATGCGCCCGCCATGACATTCTGCGGCGGCACACCGTGGGTCAAGTCGATCACATGGGCATCGGGATTGATCGCGTAGATCACCCCTTTCATGATTCCCACGAAAGAATCCTGATAGCCAAAATCGGTGGTAAGCGTAATCAGCATAGCCTAAAGCGCAACATCAGCGCTAGTGTAGAACGAATCCAACCATTCAGCAAAAGGATTTTCACTCAAGTTCGGTCAAGCCGGCAGACTAATCAAGAAATCGCCCTAGCGTCAAGTTACGGAGGAGTGCTTCTTTTCGCATGTTTCGTCCTCTGGTGCATCGCAACTACGCGCTCTTTTGCTCGAATGACTTGATCGCGTCGGTGGGCTAATTCGTCCGCGAAGGACATTTATACTGATAGCGGGCGAAATCACCGGCTCGCCCATCGCTATGGGCATAATCGGCTTTGACTTCGCGCACATCGTCGGCCCGTCTCTCGGCGGGTTGTTGATTCTCTGGATCGGCGAAGGTTTGGGTTTGCCGGTCACCGCGCCGGGCATCGGAACGGTGTTGTCGCTCATCGTCCTTGGCATTTTGAAAGAACGTTGGGAGCGCAAAATATTGCTCTGGTATTCCGCCAAGCCGACGCCGTTGTTGCTGATGCTATTTGTTTATCGCGGGCTCTCAGGCTGTCGATCGTAGTGCTCGGCTAGCTCGGCTGGCCGACCAAGAAAACGGCGGAGAAAATTTTATAGTTCTTCCAAGACCGCGGCGAACAGCAACGGCACCATGATCTCCATGTGGCCGGTGAGATGGTAACCCTTGCCGCCGTTCATGGTCGGGCGGTTAACCACATTGGTCAGCGGCCGGTAGTGCTGCAAGAAATCGAGATTGACCGTGGTTAGGTTGCCAACGGGATTGCCGAGATTGCGCGCAAGACTGACCGCCTTTAAGAAAACTTCCGGCAGGATCACCGCCGAACCGAAATTCAAATAAATGCCGCGATCCAAGGTCGCCACCACCGAGGTCAGCGTGCGAAAGTCGCGCAAACTGCAATCGCCGAGCGCTTTGCCGTCGGCTTTGGGATGCATATGAATGATGTCGGTCCCGATGGCAATGTGCGACGTAACTGGTATACCCAATCTCGCGGCGGTCGCGAGAATGCTCAACTTTCGGTGCGGCAAACGATTCTTGTTGATCGCTTGGCCCACTGCGGCGCCGATGCCTAACTGGTTTTTCGAGCCTTCGCCAATCGCTTGATTGATAAACGCGCCGGTTTCTTCGCCCATGCCGAAGCTGCCGTCGGTTAACGTTGCGGCAACATCTTCCGACGTCTCGCCCATAAACGCGAGTTCGAAGTCATGGATCACGCCGGCGCCGTTGAGCGCGATGGCGTGGATAATCCCACGTTCCATGAAGTCGATAATCAATGGACTCAAGCCGACTTTGATGGGGTGCGCGCCCATGCCGAGAAGCACGGTTTTTTTCTGCCGATGGCAATCGGCGATCTTGCGCGCGATCGCTTTTAAATTCTGCGCCGCGAGGATGTCGGGCAGGCCGCGGATGAACGCGCGTACGCTTAAGCCTTTGTTAATTTTCTTGCCGAGCAGAGCGGTCTGAACTTTGCTGAACCGTTTGCTGACCGGATAGGTGCGAACTTTGCTGAAGTCCAAGGGTTTGAATCGTTTGGGCGGCATGCACTTATTTCGCGGCGAAAAGTTTTTGGTCGACGATGTCGCAGAGCACATGGCCGACGAGAATGTGGGTTTCCTGGATGCGCGCGCTATTTTTGCCCTCGCCGGCGCGCAGCAGGTAATCGACGTTGCCGACCATCTTGCCGCCGCTGCCGCCGGTGAGACCGATGGTGGAGATCTTAAACTGTTTACAGGTTTCAATGGCGGCTAGCACGTTGGGTGAATTGCCGCTGGTGGAAATCGCGAGCGCAATATCGCCGGCTTTGCCGAGGGCTTGAATCTGCTTGACGAAAATTTGCGAGTAATCGTAATCGTTGCCGATGGCGGTCAACGCCGAAGTGTCGGTGGTTAACGCCAGCGCCGGCAGCGGCGGCCGTTCGATTAAGAAACGGTTAGTGAATTCCGCAGCGATATGTTGCGCGTCGGCGGCGCTGCCGCCGTTGCCGAAGAGTAAAAGTTTGTTGCCGCTCTTAAACGCCGCGATGACGGCGTCGATGGCTTGCATCAAGGTGTCGATATTATCGCGCAGGAAAGCTTGCTTGACCCGGATGCTTTCGTCGAAAGCGTTGACGATGGCGTCTTTCATGCGCTTTTTTCGTAGTGCTTGGACATTTGGCTGGAAACGCCTTTTTTCGCCAAGGCTTGGTCGAACCACTGGCGCACGATCAACTCTTCGTCGGCGTATTCGATCTGCGAGCCGCCCTTTTTGCGATCGACGGAGGGCTGATAGCGGCTGCCCAGGCCCTTGAATTTTTTGCTGCCGAAGGCGCGCAGAGCTAAATAGCGCGCCGGCCGGACGCCGGCGTTGAAGTGCTGATGCCACCAATTTTCCGGTGGCACCACCATGCTGCCTTCGCGCCATTCATACTTTTTTATTTCCGCGCCGTCGGGCCAGATTAGCGAATAGCCTTCGCCGCCGAGAATGATCGCATGGGCGCCGGCGCCGTGGAGGTGGGCTTTTTTGTAAGTTCCGACGGGAAATTCCGAAATATGACAGGCGGTGGTGTTTTCCGAAA is drawn from Deltaproteobacteria bacterium and contains these coding sequences:
- a CDS encoding dCMP deaminase family protein; the encoded protein is MSERLSWDQYFMTITLQVAERSTCTRAKVGAVIVRDKNILATGYNGAPAGMPHCTDVGCLIYESKTPNGDTEQNCFRTIHAEMNAIAQAAKNGSTIKDGAIYITHTPCIHCLKVLVNTGIKDIFYLKPYKLHTLEELLRYTQVHLYAVQLPS
- a CDS encoding F0F1 ATP synthase subunit C; this encodes MKKLFAFFAMLFLSLMATGLAMAAEGAAAGGDGQVKGTLALAAGIAVALASFGAALGQGRVGAAAMESIGRNPNAADKLFLPLVLTLALLEALALYGFVIAILLQGKI
- the atpB gene encoding ATP synthase F0 subunit A, whose translation is MEHPFTWYNWLPEGLQHSLGDHTFFAIVAVLFLVLFAVMARGALVKAQDATVPAGELGSRNIAELIVQLIVSQSDAIIGKAGRKYVPFYGTFFFFILTSNLMGLLPGFGAPTANLNTTIGLALCSFIGYNVIGVREQGMSYFKHFVGPMTSLPGSSIISKLAFLPLLLISVMFFFILELFSHGFRPVSLSLRLFGNMMGDHQVIGAFIGLTKLVVPVAFYVMGTLVSLIQAFVFTLLSMIYVALAISHGHDEEHGHEAHH
- a CDS encoding AtpZ/AtpI family protein encodes the protein MTSVGEEGEHPDKRQDDQAPFLRRAGLYLGVAFELPGTIIGGLVVGYYLDQYLGTSPWLLIACTAIAFAGAFVRLVRWARFFARERNGNGSEKDDTAH
- a CDS encoding SIS domain-containing protein translates to MKDAIVNAFDESIRVKQAFLRDNIDTLMQAIDAVIAAFKSGNKLLLFGNGGSAADAQHIAAEFTNRFLIERPPLPALALTTDTSALTAIGNDYDYSQIFVKQIQALGKAGDIALAISTSGNSPNVLAAIETCKQFKISTIGLTGGSGGKMVGNVDYLLRAGEGKNSARIQETHILVGHVLCDIVDQKLFAAK